TGATTCCGCTATTACAGACATGAAGAAAAAGAATGCTATCATTCTGGTGTCTGACGGCGAAAACAATCTTGGCATGGATCCTGTTGAAGAAGCACGTCAGCTGTATGCCAATCACCCCGGTGAAATGTGCATCCACGTTGTTTCTTTTGCAGACACAGAAGAAGGTCAGAAGACTCTTGATGACATCGCAGCACTGAATCCTTGCTCCGTGTCCGTGTACGGCCCTGATCTGCTGTGCAACGACGACGCCATGAAGGATTTTGTCAAGCGCGTCTTCTTTGACGAAGTTATGGTTGACGACGAAGAGGTTATCCCCCTGCGCATCAACTTCGACTTTGACTCTGCAAAGATTCGTCCTGACATGATGCCTATTCTTGATGAGGCCGCAGAGCTGATCAAGAAGCACGAAGGCATGGCTGGCGTCATCCTTGAAGGTCATACTTGTAACATCGGTACCGAAGAATACAACATGGGCCTGTCACAGCGTCGTGCTGACTCTGTGAAGAAGTACCTCGTTGATCACGGTGTTGATGGCAACATGCTGAGCACCAAGGCATATGGCGAAAGTATGCCGAAGTACGACAACAATACGAAGGAAGGCCGTCGCCTGAACCGTCGTGTTGAAATCGTCTTCGAATAAGTCAAAACCGTTACGGGCCGTGGGTTTTCATTGAGAGCCCACGGCTCTTTTTCTTGCTCAAAATCCATTGACCGGGTAAGGAGAGCATGTGACTGAAAAGCAGATTGTACATTCAAAACCCGGTGTCGTATGGGGCGTGCTTGCTGCCGTGATCGTTGTAGCAGGCATTGTTGCGTGGCAATTCTTTGGGAAGACAGAGCAAACGGCTCAGAGTGTCCCCAAGAAGCCCGCACCTGCTCAGGTTGTGACGGAGAAAAAGGTGCCTCCTGTCCCGCCAGCAGTCCCAGAAGCTTCGGAGCAGAAAGCTCCTGAAGAAAAAAAATTAGCACCAGAGCCTAGCCCAGAGAAAAAAGTCGCGACGACACCTCAATCTGCCTCTCCTGCTCCTGCTGTTGCTACAGCTTCCAAAGTTCAAAAAAAGTCTCCTGCCAAAAAGTCTCTCAAGAAAAAGCTCCCGACCAAGGCTGAGGTCGCAAAGAAGACCTATAGTCACAAGGTAAGAACCCACGCAAAGGCAAAACGTCCTGCTCCTCTCAAGGGGAAGGCAACTATTCAGGCTGCCACAACACGTTTTGAAAAATTTGCTGGATTCTGGGTGGAGAAGATAAGCCGTAACCTTCGATTTACCCGCTCCAAGATGAATATCCGGCAAGAAAGTGGGGTGTGGGTTGCAAGCTTTGTTTCTGTTCCAAAGACTAATCTCTGTATGAAAGTGAAACCAAGTCCTTCTGGGATTTGTCCCTACGTGGGGATACTTCGCTACCGGGAGGAAATCTTTGAGGCCCGTGGTGATTCGCGTGAGAGCGTGGCCCAGGGACCCTTTAGACAGGTGAAGACCCGGCGCGTTACGGAAATATTCCGTTTCGACAAGGGGCGTTGGAAAAACTAGGGAAATTCTGCATGAATTTATGGCGTGTCACTGCGA
This sequence is a window from Desulfobaculum bizertense DSM 18034. Protein-coding genes within it:
- a CDS encoding OmpA family protein, which encodes MIRMRMKSLVTLAFVGVFLMCIASVASARVELVPKADSFTLFQDYSGSMAMKHQDLGEEKIVLAKHFLQRFNENVPDRDYEARFYTSSPYKWMLGGKYDRDIMGRTIDKLNTGYTVSNRLTALGRDMGKLDSAITDMKKKNAIILVSDGENNLGMDPVEEARQLYANHPGEMCIHVVSFADTEEGQKTLDDIAALNPCSVSVYGPDLLCNDDAMKDFVKRVFFDEVMVDDEEVIPLRINFDFDSAKIRPDMMPILDEAAELIKKHEGMAGVILEGHTCNIGTEEYNMGLSQRRADSVKKYLVDHGVDGNMLSTKAYGESMPKYDNNTKEGRRLNRRVEIVFE